A genomic window from Silene latifolia isolate original U9 population chromosome Y, ASM4854445v1, whole genome shotgun sequence includes:
- the LOC141631387 gene encoding uncharacterized protein LOC141631387 gives MEILSLMITKAETNGLIEGIKLSWQSPAISHLLYVDDSLLCLRLTPASCESLRSSLNNFSSISGQMIKHQKSYIKFSPNTSSDFKEHILDILQVQPKQNFGLYLGIPIDLGRRKTSAFQFLLDKIFTKILSWGPSKFSQVAKLILINSILLASVAYVAFILPIPQQITSKINYLIKIFWWKKAHNKYAQH, from the coding sequence ATGGAAATTTTGTCTCTTATGATTACCAAAGCTGAAACAAATGGTCTTATTGAGGGTATCAAGCTCTCATGGCAGAGCCCAGCTATTTCTCATCTTTTATATGTTGATGACTCACTTTTGTGCCTCCGTCTTACACCTGCGAGTTGTGAATCTCTTAGAAGTAGTTTGAATAACTTCAGCTCTATTTCAGGCCAAATGATTAAGCATCAAAAATCTTATATCAAGTTCAGTCCCAATACTTCGTCCGACTTTAAGGAGCATATTCTTGATATTTTACAAGTACAACCAAAACAGAACTTCGGTCTATATCTTGGCATCCCTATTGATTTGGGAAGAAGGAAAACATCTGCTTTTCAGTTTCTCTTAGACAAGATTTTCACTAAGATATTATCATGGGGGCCTTCGAAATTTTCACAAGTTGCTAAGCTGATTCTTATTAATTCCATTCTCTTGGCATCAGTTGCTTATGTCGCCTTTATTCTTCCAATCCCTCAGCAAATCACATCGAAAATCAATTACCTGATTAAAATTTTCTGGTGGAAGAAAGCTCATAATAAATATGCCCAACATTAG
- the LOC141631388 gene encoding replication protein A 70 kDa DNA-binding subunit B-like has translation MATSRSYSLINELNSSKNEWKIKIRVSRLWEVLNFRKNNSLICVDMVLIDEERNYIHATIESSLWRFYRTKIVEGSICLLENFKVQPNKENYRVVSDNKIMISFIYETHVKVIKNDIAPIPHHKFDFMHFHKLETRRQKDFVLSDVIGVLVNEHGENKDITLEIEDRSERQDEIIVGKVKLQKRGVLDHDDLLGNKKDILAIVNGCKIPYKTDLSCYCIAEVEKVLSDLPWHYPSCPVCNKKVNTRISDFYCHYCEKGLENPKLMYRLELLVKDETDSTTLIIFNDEAKRIIGQEASTLYDSHTNEDTCDDDNNDKVPSLIRNTFENKKFVFKLKITEYNHKVKYKQTFTATNIFDDGSHEVEPTTKSKTVGKRPLVIAEEVVNKSRAIPVVNKPIVISERTEDEVRAETMEKRRRLISENNDDIRTDRARAIAMGKRPLLCSDESDESNDDD, from the exons ATGGCAACTTCAAG GTCTTATTCACTCATCAATGAGCTAAATTCATCCAAAAACGAGTGGAAAATCAAGATCCGCGTTTCGAGATTATGGGAAGTTCTAAACTTCAGAAAAAATAATAGTTTAATATGCGTCGATATGGTTCTTATTGATGAGGAG AGAAATTATATCCACGCTACTATCGAAAGCAGCTTATGGCGATTCTATCGTACCAAAATCGTTGAAGGAAGTATTTGTCTACTAGAGAATTTTAAGGTTCAGCCAAACAAAGAAAATTACCGCGTCGTGAGCGATAACAAAATCATGATATCTTTTATTTATGAAACTCATGTCAAGGTCATCAAGAATGATATTGCACCTATTCCCCATCACAAGTTTGATTTTATGCACTTTCATAAGTTGGAGACTCGCCGTCAAAAAGATTTCGTACTATCCG ATGTCATTGGCGTCCTTGTGAACGAACATGGGGAAAACAAGGATATCACCCTCGAGATTGAAGACAGGAG TGAGAGAcaagatgaaattattgttggcAAGGTCAAATTACAAAAACGCGGAGTATTAGATCATGACGATCTTCTTGGTaacaaaaaggatattttggCTATAGTAAATGGTTGCAAAATACCCTACAAAACG GATCTTTCTTGCTACTGCATCGCGGAAGTCGAGAAGGTACTTAGTGACTTACCGTGGCACTACCCTTCATGTCCAGTCTGTAACAAAAAAGTAAACACGAGAATTAGCGACTTCTACTGCCACTACTGTGAGAAAGGACTTGAGAATCCGaaacttat GTATCGCTTGGAATTATTAGTTAAAGATGAGACCGATTCAACCACCCTCATAATCTTTAATGATGAAGCAAAAAGAATAATCGGCCAGGAAGCAAGTACCTTATATGACTCTCACACAAACGAG GATACATGCGATGACGACAACAATGACAAAGTTCCTAGCTTAATTCGAAACACATTTGAGAATAAAAAATTTGTTTTCAAGCTAAAGATTACCGAATATAATCATAAAGTCAAGTACAAGCAAACGTTCACAGCCACAAATATCTTTGATGACGGTTCTCATGAG GTAGAACCCACTACAAAATCGAAAACTGTGGGGAAGAGACCGCTTGTTATTGCAGAAGAAGTTGTAAACAAATCAAGAGCAATTCCTGTGGTAAACAAACCAATTGTCATTTCAGAAAGAACCGAAGATGAAGTAAGAGCAGAGACCATGGAAAAAAGACGGCGTTTGATTTCAGAAAACAATGACGATATTCGAACAGATAGAGCAAGAGCAATAGCTATGGGAAAGAGGCCACTTTTGTGTTCTGATGAAAGTGATGAAAGTAACGATGATGATTGA